In Anseongella ginsenosidimutans, one genomic interval encodes:
- a CDS encoding TonB-dependent receptor, translated as MQLETVLEKIRQQSGFDLFYDAEDIRNAGRISINVTGVSVEEALKSCFAGQDLSFKVIENTIVIKGKEDFAKDKGVSAPEYEMRLARDISGTVSDSISTLPGVSVTIKGTNIGTSTDQNGKYILNVPDDNAILVFSMIGYLTQEIPVAGKQIIDVKLQADMQGLDEVVVVAFGKQKRSDMVGSVVSVNPADLKVPSSNLTSALAGRVAGMIAFQRSGEPGMDNADFFIRGVTTFGYKKDPLILIDGIELTTTDLARLQVDDIASFSVLKDATATALYGSRAANGVILVTTKEGAVGKAKFSIRMENSISAPTRNVELADPVTYMIMANEATLTRNPLEAVLYSDRKIENTASGNNPLAYPTNDWRAQMFKEYTMNQRANMSVSGGGGVARYFVSGSFNQDNGLMEVDKRNNFNSNIDLKSYSLRSNVNINLTKTSELVVRLHGMFDDYTGPMEGGAQMYRRVMRANPVLFPAYYPIDEDHEHVKHIMFGNFEEGNYINPYADMVRGYKEYSSSLMLAQLELKQDLGFLTEGLSFNGMLNTHRRSFFDVRRFYNPFWYVPAGFNPQTGAYSVTNVNPDGGTDYLDYDEGGKDISTTFYAESRVNYNRTFAEKHGVSAMLVFMAQQRLNANAGDLQRSLPSRNLGVSGRMTYDYDNRYYAEFNFGYNGSERFDEDHRFGFFPSAGLAWTASNEDFFEPVKSVVSNLRIRATYGKIGNDAIGRPEDRFFYLSNVNMNNGSRGAAFGQDPGVQYRLNGISISRYANPGITWEIATQKNLALEIGLFDKANIIAEVFSQDREQILMNRASLPAELGFAAEVRSNVGSASAKGVDISLDYNHSFGNGIWVQSMGNFTYATSQFEFYEEPKYEEWYRYHKGNSLNQNYGYIAERLFVDDQEALNSPRQNFGEYGGGDIKYTDVNRDGQITAADRVPLGHPTVPEIVYGFGFSAGYKSFDVSAFFQGLANESFWIDPAATAPFARYVYDGEAVPANQILQNQVLKAFADSYWSEDHRDVYALYPRLSSTLNSNNAQTSTWWMRNGSFLRLKQVEIGYTLPARVLERLKASTFRIYLNATNLVNFSSFSLWDVEMGGNGLGYPIQRVFNIGLDLTI; from the coding sequence GTGCAATTGGAAACAGTCCTTGAAAAGATCCGGCAGCAAAGCGGCTTCGATCTCTTTTACGATGCTGAAGATATCCGGAATGCCGGCAGGATCAGTATCAACGTAACAGGGGTATCTGTAGAAGAGGCCCTGAAAAGCTGCTTTGCCGGTCAGGACCTTTCGTTTAAAGTAATTGAAAACACGATCGTTATTAAGGGGAAGGAGGACTTTGCAAAAGACAAAGGCGTTTCCGCACCCGAGTACGAGATGCGACTGGCAAGGGATATCAGCGGAACGGTAAGCGACTCCATCAGTACGCTTCCCGGCGTGTCTGTGACGATAAAAGGCACGAACATCGGCACCAGCACCGACCAAAACGGAAAGTATATCCTGAACGTACCTGACGATAATGCGATCCTGGTGTTTTCCATGATCGGCTACCTGACACAGGAAATCCCGGTTGCAGGTAAACAGATCATTGATGTAAAACTTCAGGCTGATATGCAGGGCCTGGATGAGGTGGTTGTAGTAGCTTTTGGTAAGCAAAAACGAAGCGATATGGTGGGTTCGGTGGTTTCAGTGAATCCGGCCGATCTGAAGGTGCCCTCCAGTAACCTGACTTCCGCACTGGCCGGACGCGTTGCCGGCATGATCGCCTTTCAGCGCAGCGGGGAGCCGGGTATGGATAATGCCGACTTCTTTATCCGCGGAGTAACTACATTCGGCTATAAGAAAGATCCGCTGATTCTGATCGATGGGATTGAACTGACCACCACGGACCTGGCCCGCCTTCAGGTGGATGATATTGCCAGTTTCTCGGTACTGAAGGATGCTACGGCAACAGCGCTTTACGGCTCCCGCGCAGCCAATGGGGTGATCCTGGTAACGACGAAGGAAGGTGCAGTAGGCAAAGCCAAGTTTTCGATCAGGATGGAAAATTCCATTTCAGCGCCCACGCGAAACGTGGAATTGGCCGATCCGGTCACCTATATGATCATGGCAAACGAAGCCACGCTTACGCGTAATCCTCTGGAAGCAGTTCTTTACTCCGACAGAAAAATCGAAAATACAGCTAGTGGCAATAACCCGCTCGCTTATCCGACCAATGACTGGCGGGCACAGATGTTTAAGGAATACACAATGAACCAGCGGGCTAATATGAGCGTGAGCGGCGGCGGCGGGGTAGCACGGTACTTTGTTTCCGGTTCCTTTAATCAGGACAATGGCCTGATGGAAGTTGATAAACGAAATAATTTCAATAGCAATATTGATCTGAAGAGCTATTCTCTCCGCTCAAACGTCAATATCAATCTTACCAAAACCTCGGAACTGGTAGTACGGCTTCATGGGATGTTTGACGACTATACCGGACCCATGGAAGGAGGCGCCCAAATGTACAGAAGAGTCATGCGCGCCAATCCGGTACTCTTTCCAGCCTATTATCCCATTGACGAGGATCACGAGCATGTGAAGCATATTATGTTCGGGAACTTCGAAGAAGGAAATTATATTAATCCCTATGCTGACATGGTGCGGGGGTACAAGGAATATTCCAGCTCATTGATGCTGGCTCAGCTGGAACTTAAACAAGATCTGGGATTCCTGACCGAGGGGCTGTCATTTAATGGAATGCTGAACACACACCGCCGTTCCTTTTTTGATGTACGGCGATTCTATAATCCCTTCTGGTATGTGCCGGCCGGGTTTAACCCCCAAACAGGTGCTTATTCAGTGACCAATGTTAATCCTGACGGCGGAACCGATTACCTGGATTATGATGAAGGAGGCAAGGACATCAGCACGACCTTTTACGCCGAGTCCCGGGTGAATTATAACCGGACATTTGCCGAAAAACACGGCGTCAGCGCCATGCTGGTCTTTATGGCCCAGCAGCGCCTGAACGCGAACGCCGGCGACCTGCAGCGCTCGCTGCCCAGCCGAAATCTGGGTGTTTCAGGGCGAATGACCTACGACTACGACAACCGCTATTATGCTGAGTTTAACTTTGGCTATAATGGATCGGAACGCTTTGATGAAGACCATCGTTTCGGCTTTTTCCCTTCGGCCGGGCTTGCCTGGACTGCTTCCAATGAAGACTTTTTCGAGCCGGTTAAATCGGTGGTCTCCAACCTTCGTATCAGAGCGACCTATGGAAAAATCGGAAACGATGCCATCGGGCGACCCGAAGACCGTTTCTTTTACCTGTCAAATGTCAATATGAACAACGGCAGCAGGGGCGCTGCTTTCGGCCAGGATCCTGGCGTTCAATACCGCCTGAACGGGATCTCCATTTCCCGGTACGCCAACCCTGGCATCACGTGGGAAATTGCGACCCAGAAAAATCTTGCCCTGGAAATAGGCTTGTTTGATAAGGCGAATATCATCGCCGAAGTCTTTAGCCAGGACCGGGAACAGATCCTGATGAACCGGGCTTCGCTTCCGGCAGAACTTGGCTTCGCTGCCGAGGTGAGGTCAAACGTGGGCTCCGCTTCTGCCAAAGGGGTGGATATTTCCCTCGACTATAATCATAGTTTCGGAAACGGGATATGGGTACAGAGTATGGGCAATTTCACCTACGCCACCAGCCAGTTTGAATTTTACGAAGAACCGAAATATGAAGAATGGTACCGGTATCATAAAGGCAATTCCCTTAACCAAAATTACGGTTACATTGCTGAACGATTGTTCGTGGATGACCAGGAAGCCCTGAACTCACCCCGGCAGAATTTCGGCGAGTACGGCGGCGGGGACATCAAATACACGGATGTGAACCGGGACGGACAGATCACCGCAGCGGACAGGGTGCCGCTGGGGCATCCTACTGTTCCGGAGATCGTTTATGGTTTCGGCTTCTCGGCGGGTTACAAATCATTTGACGTTTCTGCCTTTTTTCAGGGCCTGGCAAATGAATCTTTCTGGATAGATCCGGCAGCTACTGCGCCCTTTGCCCGTTACGTTTACGACGGGGAGGCCGTTCCGGCAAACCAGATACTCCAGAACCAGGTATTAAAAGCTTTCGCAGACAGCTATTGGTCAGAAGATCACCGGGATGTGTATGCGCTTTATCCGAGGCTGAGTTCCACATTGAACAGCAATAATGCACAAACCAGCACCTGGTGGATGCGGAACGGCTCTTTTCTGCGGCTGAAACAAGTGGAAATCGGTTACACGCTTCCCGCTCGCGTACTGGAAAGGCTGAAAGCCAGCACTTTCCGGATCTATCTCAATGCAACGAACCTGGTCAACTTCAGCAGTTTCAGTTTATGGGATGTAGAGATGGGTGGAAACGGCCTCGGCTATCCGATCCAACGGGTGTTTAACATAGGGCTGGATCTGACCATATAA
- the tilS gene encoding tRNA lysidine(34) synthetase TilS, with protein sequence MLERFLKYIREEDLCKGGDRVLLAVSGGMDSMFMYALFSRSPFSFGIAHCNFGLRGEESDEDQMFVKQEAGKSGVPFYTVRFKALDYAREHKLSTQMAARQLRYDWFETLRREEGYQAIAVAHHLNDQVETMLINLVRGTGPAGLHGILPKNGKIIRPLLCFTREEIAAAVNREAIPYREESSNASDKYLRNRLRHQVVPVLKALNPGLEHTFAATARHFLEAEQFIEHHMEPYRALLQKEGESFRISCKALPEPGMGETILYQLIKPFGFAAGQSRDILNACQSQPGKQFFSATHQLIKDRGYLIIIPLQNTSGQGLLQNEALSFEKMFEAEILRAEDAGTSPGAGTAFLDYEKLQLPLTVRYWQDGDRFHPLGMKGSKKLSDFFVDQKIPLHLKGRIPLLLSGKEIAWVAGYRIADPFKVTEGTKKVYRIKFNSRKIN encoded by the coding sequence ATGCTTGAACGGTTTCTGAAATACATCAGAGAAGAAGACCTGTGCAAGGGGGGTGATCGCGTGCTGCTAGCCGTCAGCGGCGGAATGGACTCCATGTTCATGTACGCATTGTTCAGCCGGAGCCCTTTTTCCTTCGGTATCGCACATTGTAATTTCGGGCTGCGTGGCGAGGAATCCGATGAAGATCAGATGTTTGTGAAGCAGGAAGCCGGAAAATCAGGCGTACCTTTTTATACTGTTCGTTTCAAGGCCCTTGATTACGCCCGGGAACACAAGCTTTCCACCCAGATGGCTGCCCGGCAGCTGCGTTATGACTGGTTTGAAACGCTGCGGCGGGAAGAAGGTTACCAGGCGATAGCCGTAGCCCACCATCTTAATGACCAGGTAGAAACCATGCTCATCAACCTGGTAAGAGGAACCGGGCCGGCGGGCCTGCACGGCATCCTGCCTAAAAATGGAAAGATCATCAGGCCTTTGCTTTGTTTTACCAGGGAGGAAATCGCGGCCGCAGTAAACAGGGAAGCCATCCCTTACCGGGAAGAAAGCAGCAATGCTTCCGATAAATACCTGCGAAACCGGCTTCGCCACCAGGTCGTGCCGGTGTTAAAAGCGCTGAACCCCGGTTTGGAACATACTTTTGCCGCTACTGCACGGCATTTTTTAGAAGCGGAGCAATTCATTGAACATCATATGGAGCCTTACAGGGCTCTGCTTCAAAAAGAAGGAGAAAGCTTCCGTATTTCCTGCAAAGCCCTCCCGGAACCCGGCATGGGGGAAACCATTCTTTACCAGCTGATCAAACCTTTTGGATTCGCGGCCGGGCAGTCCCGGGATATCCTGAATGCATGCCAGTCCCAGCCGGGGAAGCAGTTTTTTTCCGCCACCCATCAGCTTATAAAAGACCGCGGGTACCTTATTATTATTCCCCTGCAAAATACTTCCGGACAGGGCCTCCTGCAGAATGAGGCGCTTTCCTTTGAAAAAATGTTTGAGGCGGAGATACTGCGCGCCGAAGATGCCGGGACATCACCGGGCGCCGGCACGGCCTTTCTTGACTACGAAAAGCTCCAGCTTCCCCTCACTGTACGGTACTGGCAGGATGGTGACCGCTTCCACCCCCTGGGAATGAAGGGAAGTAAAAAACTCAGCGATTTTTTTGTTGATCAAAAGATACCGCTGCATCTCAAAGGCAGGATCCCGCTGTTGCTGTCGGGCAAAGAAATTGCCTGGGTGGCCGGCTACCGCATTGCCGATCCGTTCAAGGTAACGGAGGGCACAAAAAAGGTTTACCGGATTAAATTTAATTCTCGCAAAATAAATTAA
- a CDS encoding RNA polymerase sigma factor codes for MPSFHQKIDIIVIEIMRAYCNCGDKELAQLLKEGDKAAYTELYNRYKGLLYVHAYRILQDKEEAKDVIQDLFIVLWTKREELNYRGGIASYLYASARNRVFDRIARKKVASSYFESLKDFAGHYECSTDKQLEEKELAAIIEKEISALPLKMREIFQLSRMENLSHKEIAEQLIISDKTVKKQVSNALKILRLKLGAFLFIIHLLPLTMLTVIY; via the coding sequence ATGCCCTCTTTTCATCAGAAAATTGATATAATTGTGATAGAGATCATGAGAGCCTATTGCAATTGCGGGGATAAGGAACTGGCGCAGCTTCTCAAAGAAGGTGACAAGGCTGCATACACCGAACTGTACAACCGGTACAAGGGGTTGCTGTATGTACATGCCTACCGTATTTTGCAGGATAAAGAAGAAGCGAAAGATGTCATACAGGATCTATTCATTGTTTTATGGACGAAACGGGAAGAACTTAATTACCGCGGGGGAATTGCTTCCTACCTGTATGCTTCGGCCCGGAATCGTGTATTTGACAGAATTGCGCGAAAAAAAGTAGCTTCCTCTTATTTCGAATCCCTGAAGGATTTTGCCGGCCATTATGAATGCAGCACCGACAAGCAGCTGGAGGAGAAGGAGCTGGCAGCCATCATTGAGAAGGAGATCAGCGCCCTGCCGTTGAAAATGAGAGAAATATTCCAGCTCAGCCGGATGGAAAACCTGAGCCATAAGGAAATTGCCGAGCAGCTGATCATTTCGGACAAAACCGTTAAAAAGCAGGTGAGTAACGCCCTGAAAATCCTGCGTTTAAAACTGGGCGCATTTTTATTTATAATTCATCTACTACCTCTTACTATGTTAACCGTTATATACTAG
- a CDS encoding FecR family protein, protein MTNKEAKELVRKYRAGNCTEEEKALLNAWYLSLASGNGQTPAREEIEKALKDVSGSLPLKKYYFIRSLQLGQIAAAVLVLFLFSASIYFLREQRPASGFSGNIYKNDVAPGGNKAVLELADGSVIDLNNAAIGSIDHKGPVRITKTREDQVIYQPALEKGKVAEMRYNTIRTPRGGQYQVVLPDGSGAWLNSASSIRFPAMFTDGERKVEITGEVYFEVVRKYRLSDTGKVVIPFIVVASNQRIEAIGTQFNINAYPGEGAIRTTLLEGSVRISLPAGSKFRLLKPGQQAQIGLDPSRSISISQANVEKIIAWKNGQFQYDMEGIETIMRQVERWYDVEVVYEGEIPEKKFVGTISRNISLSKFLDILSYTGVNFRIEGRKIVVMS, encoded by the coding sequence ATGACCAATAAGGAAGCAAAAGAATTAGTACGAAAATACCGTGCGGGAAACTGCACGGAAGAGGAAAAGGCCCTGCTGAACGCATGGTATCTTTCTCTTGCTTCCGGCAACGGGCAGACGCCGGCCCGGGAAGAGATCGAAAAAGCGCTGAAGGATGTATCCGGCTCCCTTCCCTTAAAAAAATATTATTTTATAAGAAGCCTGCAGCTCGGCCAGATTGCGGCAGCAGTACTTGTTTTATTCCTGTTTTCGGCAAGTATTTATTTTCTGCGTGAACAGAGGCCTGCTTCCGGGTTTAGCGGTAACATCTATAAAAATGACGTAGCTCCTGGTGGAAACAAGGCTGTGCTTGAACTGGCGGACGGCTCTGTCATTGACCTTAATAATGCCGCAATCGGCAGTATCGATCACAAGGGGCCCGTCCGGATAACAAAGACCAGGGAAGACCAGGTAATCTATCAACCCGCCTTGGAAAAGGGGAAAGTGGCTGAAATGCGTTACAATACGATCAGGACACCCCGCGGCGGCCAGTACCAGGTGGTACTCCCCGATGGTTCAGGCGCCTGGCTGAACTCTGCTTCCAGTATCCGCTTCCCGGCGATGTTCACGGACGGCGAAAGGAAGGTAGAGATCACCGGGGAAGTATATTTTGAAGTTGTCCGGAAATACCGGCTTTCGGATACGGGAAAAGTGGTGATTCCCTTTATTGTCGTTGCCAGTAACCAGCGGATTGAAGCCATTGGCACACAGTTTAATATCAATGCGTACCCGGGTGAAGGCGCCATACGCACTACGCTTCTTGAGGGAAGTGTAAGAATATCGCTGCCCGCGGGCAGCAAGTTCCGGTTATTGAAACCGGGGCAGCAGGCGCAGATAGGCCTGGATCCATCCAGATCCATCAGTATCAGCCAGGCAAATGTAGAGAAGATCATCGCCTGGAAGAACGGCCAGTTCCAGTACGATATGGAAGGCATAGAAACGATCATGCGTCAGGTGGAAAGATGGTACGATGTTGAAGTGGTGTATGAAGGCGAAATCCCCGAAAAGAAATTTGTAGGAACCATATCAAGAAATATTTCGCTCTCTAAATTTCTCGACATCCTGAGTTACACGGGCGTAAACTTCAGGATTGAAGGTCGCAAAATTGTAGTAATGTCCTAA
- a CDS encoding RagB/SusD family nutrient uptake outer membrane protein, with protein MKTYKILTLTVLVLLGSLSSCKQYLDVVPDNVATIDNAFANRHEAEKYLFTCYSYLPRNGDLGDDPGMVGGDELWRFANEGGFFSLAKGLQNIVGPLGGRWGTYFRAIHDCNIFLENIGRVADIEQTERDRWIAEVTFLKAYYHFTLVKMYGPIPLLKENVSTDVSADMAQVSRDPVDSCFNYVVQLIDEAAAALPAVINDPAKEMGRITRPAALSIKALALVTAASPLFNGNADQAQLINPDGTVLFNQQYSDAKWEAAALACKEAIDACEAAGMKLYEYLPAFNQYSLTDTIMTQLSIRNSITERWNDEIIWGNTMSWSAGLQALVTPRMDPTNLDITAIHGVLSPPLRMAELFYSDNGVPIAEDKEWNYEGRYDIRTAGVGDKLYIRNGYTTASMNFDREPRFYATMGFDGGVWYGQGRYDDKKDVDLFYLEAKYRQRNGFGKPGFASVTGYFLKKLVHYQNVIGTGNSYSINNYPFPIMRLADLYLLYAEALNEWQGPGPAVNEYVDRVRARAGLEPVASAWSNYSTNPSKPGSKTGMREIIHQERMIELAFEGKRFWDIRRWKTAADILNTPIRSWDIQQINAKDYYRPTVVFNLSFGLKDYFFPIRESDIDNNRGLVQNLGW; from the coding sequence ATGAAGACATACAAGATATTAACGCTAACCGTTCTGGTACTTTTAGGTTCACTGAGTTCCTGCAAACAGTACCTGGACGTGGTCCCGGACAACGTCGCGACCATCGATAATGCCTTTGCCAACCGGCATGAAGCCGAGAAATACCTGTTTACCTGCTATTCTTACCTGCCAAGGAACGGCGATCTGGGTGATGACCCCGGGATGGTCGGCGGTGATGAATTATGGAGATTCGCCAATGAAGGCGGCTTTTTCAGTTTGGCAAAAGGCTTGCAGAATATCGTAGGCCCTTTAGGCGGACGCTGGGGAACCTATTTCCGCGCCATCCATGATTGCAATATCTTTCTGGAAAATATCGGCCGCGTGGCAGATATCGAGCAAACCGAACGGGACCGCTGGATAGCCGAGGTGACCTTCCTGAAAGCTTATTACCATTTCACACTGGTAAAAATGTATGGTCCCATTCCGCTCCTGAAGGAAAACGTATCTACTGATGTGAGCGCCGATATGGCCCAGGTTTCCCGTGATCCGGTGGATTCCTGCTTTAACTATGTAGTGCAGCTGATTGATGAAGCGGCAGCGGCCCTTCCGGCCGTCATTAACGATCCTGCCAAAGAAATGGGACGGATCACCAGGCCGGCGGCCCTGTCCATCAAGGCTTTGGCGCTGGTTACCGCAGCCAGTCCGCTGTTCAACGGCAATGCCGATCAGGCGCAGTTGATCAACCCCGATGGCACCGTATTGTTCAACCAGCAATACTCGGATGCTAAATGGGAAGCTGCCGCCCTGGCCTGCAAGGAAGCGATCGATGCCTGTGAAGCTGCGGGAATGAAGCTATATGAGTACCTGCCCGCCTTTAATCAGTACTCCCTTACTGATACAATTATGACTCAGCTGAGCATCCGCAACAGTATTACCGAGCGCTGGAACGACGAGATCATCTGGGGCAATACAATGTCCTGGTCTGCGGGCCTGCAGGCGCTGGTTACCCCGAGAATGGATCCTACCAACCTGGATATCACTGCCATTCACGGCGTGTTATCTCCTCCGCTTCGCATGGCCGAACTATTCTACTCGGATAACGGCGTACCCATTGCCGAAGACAAGGAATGGAATTATGAGGGAAGATACGATATCCGTACGGCCGGTGTGGGAGACAAGCTTTACATCCGGAATGGCTATACTACCGCTTCGATGAATTTTGACCGGGAGCCTCGCTTTTATGCGACCATGGGTTTTGACGGTGGCGTTTGGTATGGGCAGGGACGTTACGATGATAAAAAGGATGTGGATCTGTTTTATCTCGAGGCCAAATACCGGCAGCGGAACGGTTTCGGAAAACCGGGCTTTGCTTCCGTCACCGGCTATTTCCTGAAAAAACTGGTGCATTACCAGAATGTGATCGGGACCGGAAACAGCTATTCGATCAATAATTATCCATTCCCCATTATGCGCCTGGCGGATCTTTATTTATTGTATGCCGAAGCGCTGAATGAATGGCAGGGGCCGGGACCTGCGGTGAACGAATATGTGGATCGGGTGCGTGCGCGGGCCGGACTGGAACCGGTCGCCTCGGCCTGGAGTAATTATTCCACCAATCCGAGCAAACCCGGTTCAAAAACGGGCATGCGGGAGATCATTCACCAGGAACGGATGATTGAACTCGCCTTTGAAGGCAAGCGTTTTTGGGATATCCGGCGCTGGAAAACAGCGGCAGACATTCTGAATACCCCCATCCGGTCATGGGATATTCAACAGATCAATGCAAAGGATTATTACCGGCCAACGGTGGTGTTTAATCTTTCTTTCGGCCTGAAAGATTATTTCTTCCCTATCCGGGAAAGTGATATTGACAATAACCGGGGCCTTGTTCAGAACCTCGGATGGTAA
- a CDS encoding OstA-like protein, with protein sequence MKLRLFIVILCCCFAALLKAQDTTTTIRVLDSDYLVAEEDRSWIINGTFEHEDATMQCDSTFFNQQNNTLEAYGDVFIRQDDTITVRADRLFYDGTTRMARFYENITLSDGQAVLTTNFLTYDLVTREGTYNNGGQIVNQRDTLNSRKGYYFVGSKDAYFRENAIVNTPDALIKSDTLRYNTGTKTAYFYGPTTIEGEDDFIYAENGTYNTGTDQAHFQENAYYRSGSHLLRGNELYYDRKQNFGRAIEDVFIIDTIENIILRGELGEYNKATETAFVTDSAQVIMIAEQDSARNDTIYMAADTLMTRLLPVPLIKEWIAASYERDVLGKDIPVPEMLRTAPGIPSAGDSTQFLSGDSTLLEAPGLPDAADSLGRRLNGRDSLVSDSARIALSAEGVIPSNDPARQDSLPARDALQDSLPARDRLVQPGNPARQEDTIPRQDSLPQQDSLLTEAEVAANAAKPSPRFIGPPPLKPSDYLPRAVADSLSRALAAADSLKNLPADSVVLPVDSARVLFAFNRVRVFKSDLQAISDSLVYTSVDSVMRVYKTPVVWSEGSQMSSEFMTITMRHKKVDRLNMYRSAMIISEAETDSSRYNQMSGKEMTGFFTEGALTRLVVEGNARTIYYVPEDSVGTLGINYAENSRTILYFKDNELEVVELLKDAEQITYPEGDPEAITRLEGFHWRQNERPRDKNDIFRIVEPSPPPPAPEEKAPKALQAGSSGTRSSGTTVSPVPPSSVPPSSVPPSSVPPSQAQPDEE encoded by the coding sequence GTGAAGTTAAGGCTTTTCATCGTCATATTATGCTGTTGCTTTGCGGCTTTGCTGAAGGCGCAGGACACCACGACTACTATCCGCGTCCTGGATTCGGATTACCTGGTGGCCGAGGAGGACAGAAGCTGGATCATCAACGGTACCTTCGAACATGAAGACGCCACGATGCAATGCGACAGTACCTTCTTTAACCAGCAGAATAATACGCTGGAAGCCTACGGAGACGTATTCATCCGGCAGGATGATACCATTACCGTACGCGCGGACCGCCTGTTTTACGATGGCACCACTCGTATGGCGCGTTTTTACGAAAACATCACCCTCAGCGACGGCCAGGCTGTGCTTACTACCAACTTTCTTACTTATGACCTGGTCACCCGGGAAGGAACCTATAATAACGGCGGTCAGATCGTCAACCAAAGGGATACCCTTAACAGCCGGAAAGGATATTATTTCGTGGGGAGCAAGGATGCTTATTTCCGGGAAAATGCCATTGTAAATACGCCGGACGCGCTTATCAAATCGGATACGCTGCGTTATAATACAGGTACGAAAACGGCCTATTTCTACGGGCCTACCACTATTGAGGGTGAGGACGATTTTATCTATGCAGAGAACGGGACTTATAATACGGGCACCGACCAGGCGCACTTCCAGGAAAACGCCTACTACAGGAGCGGAAGCCACCTGCTCAGGGGCAACGAATTGTATTACGACCGTAAACAGAATTTCGGGAGGGCCATCGAAGATGTATTCATCATCGATACGATTGAAAATATCATTCTTCGCGGAGAACTTGGCGAATACAATAAGGCCACCGAAACCGCCTTTGTTACCGACAGCGCCCAGGTGATCATGATCGCCGAACAGGACAGCGCCCGTAACGATACTATTTACATGGCGGCCGATACCTTAATGACCAGGTTGCTGCCGGTTCCGCTTATTAAGGAATGGATTGCCGCATCATATGAACGGGACGTGCTTGGTAAGGACATACCGGTGCCGGAAATGCTCAGGACGGCTCCCGGAATTCCCTCTGCAGGAGATTCCACCCAATTCCTATCAGGGGATTCGACGCTCCTGGAAGCTCCAGGCCTTCCGGACGCCGCGGACTCCCTGGGCCGCCGGTTGAACGGTCGCGACTCTCTTGTTTCGGACAGCGCCAGGATTGCGCTTTCTGCGGAAGGGGTAATCCCGTCTAATGATCCCGCCCGGCAGGACAGCCTTCCGGCCCGGGATGCCCTGCAGGACAGCCTCCCTGCCCGGGACAGGCTTGTTCAGCCTGGCAATCCCGCCCGGCAGGAGGACACTATTCCCCGGCAGGACAGCCTCCCTCAGCAGGACAGTCTCTTGACAGAAGCAGAAGTCGCCGCCAATGCCGCAAAGCCTTCGCCCCGCTTTATCGGCCCGCCCCCTTTAAAGCCCTCCGACTACCTGCCGCGCGCGGTAGCGGATTCGCTTTCCCGGGCGCTGGCGGCAGCAGATTCGCTGAAAAATCTGCCTGCGGATTCCGTGGTACTGCCCGTGGATTCCGCCCGGGTGCTGTTTGCGTTTAACCGCGTCCGGGTGTTTAAGTCCGATCTGCAGGCGATCAGCGATTCCCTCGTATATACTTCCGTTGATTCGGTAATGCGGGTTTATAAAACCCCGGTCGTTTGGTCCGAAGGGTCCCAGATGAGTTCGGAGTTTATGACCATTACGATGCGTCACAAAAAGGTGGACCGTTTGAATATGTACCGTTCGGCCATGATCATCAGCGAAGCGGAAACCGATTCCAGCCGCTATAACCAGATGAGCGGGAAGGAAATGACGGGGTTTTTCACGGAGGGCGCACTGACCAGGCTGGTCGTGGAGGGCAATGCCCGTACCATTTATTATGTTCCCGAGGACTCCGTCGGGACGCTGGGTATCAACTATGCGGAAAACAGCAGGACCATTCTTTATTTCAAAGATAATGAACTGGAAGTCGTGGAACTGCTGAAGGATGCGGAACAGATAACGTACCCCGAAGGGGACCCTGAGGCCATTACCCGCCTGGAAGGATTTCACTGGCGGCAAAATGAACGGCCCAGGGATAAGAACGATATTTTCAGGATAGTGGAACCAAGCCCTCCGCCGCCCGCGCCCGAAGAGAAGGCCCCCAAAGCCCTGCAGGCGGGGTCGTCCGGGACGCGTTCTTCAGGAACAACCGTTTCCCCGGTCCCGCCTTCATCAGTCCCGCCTTCTTCAGTCCCCCCATCTTCAGTCCCGCCTTCGCAGGCGCAGCCAGACGAGGAGTAA